The Glandiceps talaboti chromosome 19, keGlaTala1.1, whole genome shotgun sequence genome contains a region encoding:
- the LOC144450074 gene encoding uncharacterized protein LOC144450074, which yields MEKITVKQEHSMNTNLYCSQENSIVGNMTELLSCSDEHILVNDEEERQDREEVMVKQENDNHQGYYDKELNMDIKHDSTNVFHHSDKPFQVKTEIKPNVTENMYYTDTVKEDMKIKIEDGVIPDDHDIDTEQNYWKVTSEDFQYPVQTVNSKATKQLTTGEDADYNKATEQLTTVEDPDYNKTTKQLTTEEDPNYNKATKQLTTEEDPDYNKATKQLTTVEDPDYNKATKQLTTVDYSMSERVHKNLADGCENPFPVGIQQAFFPHQRNPEGNHDDQHYSCERTKSTKESISTGKTFVCKECGKVFSRNFVLKRHMRVHTNERPFLCEVCSKVFKYNINLTRHMRVHTNERPFVCKECGKGFNEKGTLRDHMRIHTNERPFGCEECGKGFNQRGSLREHLRSHTNDRLYLCKECGKAFNYNSNLKVHMRIHTNERPFVCKECGKGFIQKSCLTMHLMQRTTERPFICKECGAGFYRESDLNVHIRIHTNEKPYVCKDCGASFNRKGRLNVHMRIHTKERLFVCKECGKGFSQRSDLKRHINTHR from the coding sequence ATGGAGAAGATTACGGTCAAACAAGAACATTCTATGAACACTAACCTGTACTGCAGTCAAGAAAAtagcattgtgggtaatatgACTGAATTACTTTCTTGTTCTGATGAACATATCCTGGTGAATGATGAAGAAGAGAGACAAGACAGAGAAGAAGTGATGGTGAAGCAGGAAAATGACAACCACCAGGGTTATTATGATAAAGAATTAAACATGGACATCAAACATGATTCAACAAATGTGTTTCACCATTCTGATAAACCTTTCCAAGTTAAGACAGAGATCAAACCAAATGTTACAGAAAATATGTATTACACTGACACAGTGAAGGAggatatgaaaataaagatagaAGATGGTGTGATACCAGATGACCATGACATTGACACTGAACAAAATTATTGGAAAGTAACAAGTGAAGACTTTCAATACCCTGTACAAACTGTGAATAGtaaggcaactaaacaactaaccacaggGGAAGACGcagactataacaaggcaactgAACAgctaaccacagtggaagacccagactataacaagacaactaaacaactaaccacagaGGAAGACCCAAAttataacaaggcaactaaacaactaaccacagaggaagacccagactataacaaggcaactaaacaactaaccacagtggaagacccagactataacaaggcaactaaacaactaaccactGTGGACTATAGTATGTCTGAAAGAGTTCATAAAAATCTTGCTGATGGTTGTGAAAATCCCTTTCCAGTAGGGATACAGCAAGCTTTTTTTCCTCATCAGAGAAATCCAGAAGGTAACCATGACGATCAGCATTATAGCTGTGAAAGAACAAAAAGTACTAAAGAATCCATTTCTACTGGAaaaacatttgtatgtaaagaatgtggtaaagtgTTTAGTCGAAATTTTGTTCTCAAAAGACATATGAGGGTACACACCAATGAAAGACCATTTTTATGTGAAGTGTGTAGTAAAGTGTTTAAGTACAACATCAATTTGACGAGACACATGAGGGTCCATACTAATGAAAGACCTTTTGtgtgtaaagagtgtggtaaagggtttaatgaAAAAGGTACTCTGAGAGATCATAtgaggatccacacaaatgaaagaccgttTGGAtgtgaagagtgtggtaaaggatttaatCAAAGAGGGTCTTTGAGAGAGCACTTGCGGAGCCACACAAACGACAGACTATAcctatgtaaagagtgtggcaAGGCGTTTAATTACAATAGCAATTTGAAGGTAcatatgagaatccacacaaacgaaagaccatttgtatgtaaagagtgtggtaaaggctTTATTCAGAAAAGTTGTCTAACTATGCACTTGATGCAAAGAACAACTGAAAGACCGTTtatatgtaaggagtgtggtgcAGGATTTTATCGAGAAAGTGATCTGAATGTACACATCaggatacacacaaatgaaaaaccatatgtatgtaaagatTGTGGTGCAAGTTTTAATCGAAAAGGACGTCTCAATGTACACATGAGAATACACACAAAAGAAAGattatttgtatgtaaagagtgtggtaaagggtttagtCAAAGAAGTGATTTGAAAAGgcacataaatacacacagatGA